A window of the Budorcas taxicolor isolate Tak-1 chromosome 8, Takin1.1, whole genome shotgun sequence genome harbors these coding sequences:
- the LOC128052306 gene encoding interferon omega-1-like, with product MASEKLTQDFTRHCLSQPGSSRIFPMAFVLSLLMALVLVSYGPGGSLGCDLSPNQVLLGRKNLRLLGQMGKLSPRFCLQERKNFAFPQEMVEGGQLQEAQAISVLHEMLQQSFNLFHTERSSAAWDTTLLEQLRTGLHQQLDHLDSCLVQVTGEKDSALGRTGPTVAVKRYFQGIHVYLKEKGFSDCAWEIVRMEIMRSLSSSVSLQERLRMMDGDLSSP from the coding sequence ATGGCATCAGAGAAGCTAACTCAAGATTTCACCAGACACTGCCTCAGTCAGCCCGGAAGCAGCCGCATCTTCCCCATGGCTTTCGTGCTCTCTCTACTCATGGCCCTGGTGCTGGTCAGCTACGGCCCGGGAGGATCCCTGGGCTGTGACTTGTCTCCAAACCAAGTGCTGCTTGGCAGGAAGAACCTCAGGCTCCTGGGCCAAATGGGAAAACTCTCCCCTCGCTTCTGTCTGCAGGAGAGAAAAAACTTCGCTTtcccccaggagatggtggagggcggccagctccaggaggcccaggccaTCTCTGTGCTCCACGAGATGCTCCAGCAGAGCTTCAACCTCTTCCACACAGAGCGCTCCTCTGCTGCCTGGGACACCACCCTCCTGGAGCAGCTCCGCACTGGACTCCATCAGCAGCTGGACCACCTGGACTCCTGTCTGGTGCAGGTGACTGGAGAGAAAGACTCTGCCCTGGGAAGGACGGGCCCCACCGTGGCTGTGAAGAGGTACTTCCAGGGCATCCATGTCTACCTGAAAGAGAAGGGATTCAGCGACTGCGCCTGGGAAATTGTCAGAATGGAAATCATGAGATCCTTGTCTTCATCAGTCAGCTTGCAAGAAAGGTTAAGAATGATGGATGGAGACCTGAGCTCACCTTGA